The proteins below come from a single Esox lucius isolate fEsoLuc1 chromosome 7, fEsoLuc1.pri, whole genome shotgun sequence genomic window:
- the kif20a gene encoding kinesin-like protein KIF20A isoform X1, whose product MASPCGVLSDEEEVMAVFESTAADIGGLAGPRLNGVTLPEVSMISPGLDPRPSIREKALGKPGVARQGSSDEGSMDKVKVFLRIRPLTVEERGRGEEQGCVCVQNEESLMLKAPKDSQNMKNAERGVTQSIHKFSFSKIFGPDTTQQAFFESTMKDMVKDVLRGESRLLYTYGVTNSGKTYTVQGVGHEAGLLPRALVSVFQKLQGRLYEAVNLKPVLYQEVRQLDADEVRAEEIRRDSLLKEEEGTSRMRGGTSTWDSGVGGLSVTSHIATQLEDSDNVCLEPESLSHSRGEELEEGVQFSVWVSFFEIYNEFLYDLLEAPPSLQPRKRATLRLSDDKQGNPYVKDLTWVQVRTADEAWQVLKAGRKNQSFANTHLNHNSSRSHSIFSMRLLHVHQETGGGQATHISELSVCDLAGSERCKDQRNGERMKEANNINTSLHTLGRCISALRHNQNNKSRPPQVVPFRDSKLTRVLQGFFCGRGRSSMVVNINPCASTYDETLQALKFSAIATQLVHGPSSKTRVAYILSLLREPQPHPDDSILTEEDKDSEDEEGDVTMFDSDALLRAIEVLKREVQRQREEKEALEASVREQVFSEMMEVISGMQEDFSQTLDTERALIEERFENKINNLQKNLKKYYNQEIEERDEEIEALTAALEKKQPGSLAEPAPLPLFPPLELGVSNGPAPRRSQRLASTSAGELSRVRAELDQCRAELQEKTQELWRLQGQLAVPEPSDTLTNAANRKLVEGQRNLRQLRLDLQRLGVNLQSGERACCRNTGGERLRHALAAADETLAKQDQTLVELQNGLMLVKADLRRKGESLAQMQMGHMSPRGGASVPSGSCNKRGCGAANGENQPPGKRPFFRTIFTPKNQKECPRNDQATPYSRILRSRQQSPPPSPAPVGRYRVTKC is encoded by the exons ATGGCATCTCCATGTGGTGTCCTGTCTGACGAGGAGGAGGTTATGGCTGTGTTTGAATCCACGGCAGCTGACATTGGTGGCCTGGCGGGACCACGACTCAACGGGGTAACGCTGCCAGAGGTCTCCATGATCTCGCCGGGGCTAGACCCTCGACCGTCCATCCGAGAG AAAGCCTTGGGGAAGCCTGGAGTGGCCAGACAAGGCAGCAGCGATGAGGGCAGCATGGACAAAGTCAAGGTGTTTTTGCGCATCCGTCCTTTGACCGTGGAAGAacgggggagaggagaggagcag ggctgtgtgtgcgtgcagaaTGAAGAGAGCCTGATGCTCAAAGCCCCCAAAGACTCACAAAATATGAAGAATGCGGAGAGGGGGGTCACCCAAAGCATTCACAAGTTCAGCTTCTCCAAG ATCTTTGGCCCAGACACTACACAGCAGGCCTTTTTCGAAAGCACCATGAAGGACATGGTAAAAGACGTCCTGAGGGGAGAAAGTCGTCTCCTCTACACGTACGGCGTCACCAATTCCGGGAAGACGTACACCGTTCAGG GAGTGGGCCATGAGGCAGGCCTCCTGCCCAGAGCCCTGGTGTCCGTGTTCCAGAAACTGCAGGGCCGGCTTTACGAGGCGGTCAACCTAAAGCCTGTCCTCTACCAGGAGGTACGCCAGCTGGATGCCGACGAGGTCCGGGCTGAGGAGATCCGCAGAGACTCTCTGCTCAAAGAG GAGGAAGGCACATCTCGAATGCGAGGGGGCACCAGCACCTGGGACAGTGGTGTCGGAGGCCTCTCTGTCACCAGCCACATCGCCACCCAGCTTGAGG ACTCGGACAACGTGTGCCTGGAGCCGGAAAGCCTGTCCCACAGTAGaggggaggagctggaggaggggGTGCAGTTCTCTGTGTGGGTGTCCTTCTTTGAGATCTACAACGAGTTCCTGTATGACCTGCTGGAGGCGCCACCCTCCCTGCAGCCAAGAAAGAGGGCCACTCTGCGCCTCAGTGACGACAAGCAGGGGAACCCCTACGTGAAAG ATCTCACATGGGTGCAGGTCCGCACTGCGGATGAGGCTTGGCAGGTGCTCAAGGCCGGTCGAAAGAACCAGAGTTTCGCCAACACTCACCTCAACCACAACTCCAGCCGCAGCCACAGCATCTTCTCCATGCGCCTCCTGCACGTCCACCAGGAGACGGGCGGAGGACAGGCCACACACATCAGCGA GTTGTCAGTGTGTGACTTAGCCGGCTCGGAGCGCTGTAAGGACCAGCGCAACGGGGAGCGGATGAAGGAGGCCAACAATATCAACACGTCCCTGCACACTCTGGGCCGCTGTATCTCCGCTCTGAGACACAACCAGAACAACAA GTCGCGACCCCCTCAGGTGGTACCGTTCAGGGACAGTAAACTGACGCGGGTGCTGCAGGGCTTCTTCTGCGGCCGCGGGCGCTCCAGCATGGTGGTGAACATCAACCCCTGCGCCTCGACCTACGACGAGACCCTCCAGGCCCTCAAGTTCTCTGCTATCGCCACTCAG CTGGTTCACGGGCCGTCCTCCAAGACCAGGGTGGCCTACATCCTGTCCCTGCTACGGGAGCCCCAGCCCCACCCTGACGACAGCATTCTGACGGAGGAAGACAAGGACAGTGAGGACGAAGAGGGCGACGTCACCATGTTTGATTCAGAT GCTTTGCTGCGGGCCATCGAGGTGCTGAAGAGAGAAGTTCAGCgccagagggaggagaaggaggcacTGGAGGCCTCCGTCAGGGAGCAGGTGTTCTCCGAGATGATGGAGGTGATCTCTGGCATGCAGGAGGACTTCAGCCAGACCCTGGACACGGAGAGGGCTCTGATtgaggagaggtttgaaaacAAGATCAACAACTTGCAGAAAAACCTCAAGAAATACTACAACCAGGAAATTGAG GAGCGAGATGAAGAGATTGAGGCTCTGACCGCAGCCCTGGAGAAGAAGCAACCAGGatccctggcagagccagcacccctccctctctttccgcCCCTGGAGCTGGGCGTGTCCAATGGGCCTGCGCCTCGCCGCTCCCAGCGGCTGGCCTCCACAAGCGCGGGAGAGTTGAGCAGAGTAAGGGCCGAGCTGGACCAGTGCCGCGCCGAGCTGCAGGAGAAAACGCAAG AGCTGTGGCGTCTCCAGGGGCAGCTGGCAGTACCCGAGCCGTCCGACACCTTGACCAATGCGGCCAACCGCAAACTGGTGGAGGGCCAGAGG AACCTGCGTCAGCTGCGGCTGGACCTGCAGAGGCTGGGCGTGAACCTGCAGTCGGGAGAGAGGGCGTGCTGCCGCAACACGGGCGGGGAGAGGCTGCGGCATGCACTCGCGGCAGCGGACGAAACGCTGGCCAAACAG gaCCAGACCCTGGTGGAGCTCCAGAACGGCCTGATGCTGGTCAAGGCTGACCTGAGGAGGAAAGGCGAGAGCCTAGCCCAGATGCAAATGGGTCACATGTCTCCCCGGGGCGGGGCCTCCGTCCCATCTGGCTCCTGTAACAAGAGGGGCTGCGGGGCGGCCAACGGTGAGAACCAGCCGCCAGGGAAACGACCGTTCTTCCGTACCATCTTCACGCCGAAAAACCAAAAGGAATGCCCTCGCAACGACCAAGCCACACCCTACTCACGAATCCTGCGCTCTCGCCAACAGTCTCCTCCGCCAAGCCCCGCCCCAGTCGGCCGGTATCGGGTTACTAAGTGctga
- the kif20a gene encoding kinesin-like protein KIF20A isoform X2 yields the protein MASPCGVLSDEEEVMAVFESTAADIGGLAGPRLNGVTLPEVSMISPGLDPRPSIREKALGKPGVARQGSSDEGSMDKVKVFLRIRPLTVEERGRGEEQGCVCVQNEESLMLKAPKDSQNMKNAERGVTQSIHKFSFSKIFGPDTTQQAFFESTMKDMVKDVLRGESRLLYTYGVTNSGKTYTVQGVGHEAGLLPRALVSVFQKLQGRLYEAVNLKPVLYQEVRQLDADEVRAEEIRRDSLLKEEEGTSRMRGGTSTWDSGVGGLSVTSHIATQLEDSDNVCLEPESLSHSRGEELEEGVQFSVWVSFFEIYNEFLYDLLEAPPSLQPRKRATLRLSDDKQGNPYVKDLTWVQVRTADEAWQVLKAGRKNQSFANTHLNHNSSRSHSIFSMRLLHVHQETGGGQATHISELSVCDLAGSERCKDQRNGERMKEANNINTSLHTLGRCISALRHNQNNKSRPPQVVPFRDSKLTRVLQGFFCGRGRSSMVVNINPCASTYDETLQALKFSAIATQLVHGPSSKTRVAYILSLLREPQPHPDDSILTEEDKDSEDEEGDVTMFDSDALLRAIEVLKREVQRQREEKEALEASVREQVFSEMMEVISGMQEDFSQTLDTERALIEERFENKINNLQKNLKKYYNQEIEERDEEIEALTAALEKKQPGSLAEPAPLPLFPPLELGVSNGPAPRRSQRLASTSAGELSRVRAELDQCRAELQEKTQELWRLQGQLAVPEPSDTLTNAANRKLVEGQRNLRQLRLDLQRLGVNLQSGERACCRNTGGERLRHALAAADETLAKQV from the exons ATGGCATCTCCATGTGGTGTCCTGTCTGACGAGGAGGAGGTTATGGCTGTGTTTGAATCCACGGCAGCTGACATTGGTGGCCTGGCGGGACCACGACTCAACGGGGTAACGCTGCCAGAGGTCTCCATGATCTCGCCGGGGCTAGACCCTCGACCGTCCATCCGAGAG AAAGCCTTGGGGAAGCCTGGAGTGGCCAGACAAGGCAGCAGCGATGAGGGCAGCATGGACAAAGTCAAGGTGTTTTTGCGCATCCGTCCTTTGACCGTGGAAGAacgggggagaggagaggagcag ggctgtgtgtgcgtgcagaaTGAAGAGAGCCTGATGCTCAAAGCCCCCAAAGACTCACAAAATATGAAGAATGCGGAGAGGGGGGTCACCCAAAGCATTCACAAGTTCAGCTTCTCCAAG ATCTTTGGCCCAGACACTACACAGCAGGCCTTTTTCGAAAGCACCATGAAGGACATGGTAAAAGACGTCCTGAGGGGAGAAAGTCGTCTCCTCTACACGTACGGCGTCACCAATTCCGGGAAGACGTACACCGTTCAGG GAGTGGGCCATGAGGCAGGCCTCCTGCCCAGAGCCCTGGTGTCCGTGTTCCAGAAACTGCAGGGCCGGCTTTACGAGGCGGTCAACCTAAAGCCTGTCCTCTACCAGGAGGTACGCCAGCTGGATGCCGACGAGGTCCGGGCTGAGGAGATCCGCAGAGACTCTCTGCTCAAAGAG GAGGAAGGCACATCTCGAATGCGAGGGGGCACCAGCACCTGGGACAGTGGTGTCGGAGGCCTCTCTGTCACCAGCCACATCGCCACCCAGCTTGAGG ACTCGGACAACGTGTGCCTGGAGCCGGAAAGCCTGTCCCACAGTAGaggggaggagctggaggaggggGTGCAGTTCTCTGTGTGGGTGTCCTTCTTTGAGATCTACAACGAGTTCCTGTATGACCTGCTGGAGGCGCCACCCTCCCTGCAGCCAAGAAAGAGGGCCACTCTGCGCCTCAGTGACGACAAGCAGGGGAACCCCTACGTGAAAG ATCTCACATGGGTGCAGGTCCGCACTGCGGATGAGGCTTGGCAGGTGCTCAAGGCCGGTCGAAAGAACCAGAGTTTCGCCAACACTCACCTCAACCACAACTCCAGCCGCAGCCACAGCATCTTCTCCATGCGCCTCCTGCACGTCCACCAGGAGACGGGCGGAGGACAGGCCACACACATCAGCGA GTTGTCAGTGTGTGACTTAGCCGGCTCGGAGCGCTGTAAGGACCAGCGCAACGGGGAGCGGATGAAGGAGGCCAACAATATCAACACGTCCCTGCACACTCTGGGCCGCTGTATCTCCGCTCTGAGACACAACCAGAACAACAA GTCGCGACCCCCTCAGGTGGTACCGTTCAGGGACAGTAAACTGACGCGGGTGCTGCAGGGCTTCTTCTGCGGCCGCGGGCGCTCCAGCATGGTGGTGAACATCAACCCCTGCGCCTCGACCTACGACGAGACCCTCCAGGCCCTCAAGTTCTCTGCTATCGCCACTCAG CTGGTTCACGGGCCGTCCTCCAAGACCAGGGTGGCCTACATCCTGTCCCTGCTACGGGAGCCCCAGCCCCACCCTGACGACAGCATTCTGACGGAGGAAGACAAGGACAGTGAGGACGAAGAGGGCGACGTCACCATGTTTGATTCAGAT GCTTTGCTGCGGGCCATCGAGGTGCTGAAGAGAGAAGTTCAGCgccagagggaggagaaggaggcacTGGAGGCCTCCGTCAGGGAGCAGGTGTTCTCCGAGATGATGGAGGTGATCTCTGGCATGCAGGAGGACTTCAGCCAGACCCTGGACACGGAGAGGGCTCTGATtgaggagaggtttgaaaacAAGATCAACAACTTGCAGAAAAACCTCAAGAAATACTACAACCAGGAAATTGAG GAGCGAGATGAAGAGATTGAGGCTCTGACCGCAGCCCTGGAGAAGAAGCAACCAGGatccctggcagagccagcacccctccctctctttccgcCCCTGGAGCTGGGCGTGTCCAATGGGCCTGCGCCTCGCCGCTCCCAGCGGCTGGCCTCCACAAGCGCGGGAGAGTTGAGCAGAGTAAGGGCCGAGCTGGACCAGTGCCGCGCCGAGCTGCAGGAGAAAACGCAAG AGCTGTGGCGTCTCCAGGGGCAGCTGGCAGTACCCGAGCCGTCCGACACCTTGACCAATGCGGCCAACCGCAAACTGGTGGAGGGCCAGAGG AACCTGCGTCAGCTGCGGCTGGACCTGCAGAGGCTGGGCGTGAACCTGCAGTCGGGAGAGAGGGCGTGCTGCCGCAACACGGGCGGGGAGAGGCTGCGGCATGCACTCGCGGCAGCGGACGAAACGCTGGCCAAACAG GTGTAA
- the cdc23 gene encoding cell division cycle protein 23 homolog isoform X1 yields MSYPMSALIGFDTVNNAGANQRARFLLLHWDIDCRASELAFALDPLPKNELPPPAIFTEEDCQDLDAFGLAKSYFDLKEYDRAAYFLRGCRSQKAYFLYMYSRYLSGEKKKDDETVDSLGPLEKGQVRNEALRELRVELSKKHSAGELDGFALYLYGVVLRKLDLLKEAVDVFVEATHALPLHWGAWLELCNLITNIEMLKALSLPDCWIKDFFMAHMYTELQMIKEALQKYQSLIEAGFSKSTYIISQIAVAYHNIRDIDQALALFNELREQDPFRIENMDTFSNLLYVRSMKPELSYLAHNLVEIDKYRVETCCVIGNYYSLRSQHEKAALYFQRALKLNPRCLGAWTLMGHEYMEMKNTSAAIQAYRHAIEVNKRDYRAWYGLGQTYEILKMPFYCLYYYRKAHQLRPNDSRMLVALGESYEKLSQQVEAKKCYWRAYSVGDVERMALLKLAKLHEQLNESDDAAQCYIIYIQDIFSCGEQLEHAEVSTALRYLGQYYFKNKHYDEASLCAQRCCDYNDAREEGKALLRQISQVRDQTETSSTDLFGPLSSNNTPVRRVSPLDLSSFTP; encoded by the exons ATGTCATATCCCATGTCTGCCTTGATTGGCTTTGACACTGTCAACAATGCAGGGGCCAATCAACGAGCCAGATTCTTGCTACTACACTGGGACATTGATTGCAG GGCATCAGAATTGGCATTTGCCCTGGACCCCTTGCCCAAGAATGAACTACCTCCACCGGCAATTTTTACTGAG GAGGATTGTCAGGACTTAGATGCTTTTGGCTTGGCGAAGTCCTACTTCGACCTGAAAGAATATGACCGTGCTGCTTACTTCTTACGGGGCTGCCGCAGCCAAAAAGCTTACTTCTTATACATGTACTCCCGCTATCTG TCTGGAGAAAAGAAGAAGGATGACGAGACAGTGGACAGCCTGG GGCCACTGGAGAAAGGTCAGGTGCGGAATGAGGCTCTAAGGGAGCTGAGGGTGGAGTTGAGCAAGAAGCACAGTGCTGGAGAGTTGGACGGATTTGCCCTGTACCT GTATGGGGTTGTGCTTCGGAAGCTGGATCTTCTGAAGGAGGCCGTAGATGTGTTTGTAGAGGCCACCCATGCCCTGCCACTCCACTGGGGAGCCTGGCTGGAGCTCTGTAACCTCATCACCAACATCGAAATG CTGAAGGCCCTTTCTCTGCCAGACTGCTGGATCAAAGACTTCTTCAtggcacacatgtacacagagcTGCAAATGATCAAAGAGGCCCTGCAGAAATACCAGAGCTTGATTGAGGCCGGCTTCTCAAAGAGCACTTACATAATCTCACAGATCGCTGTAGCCTACCACAACATCCGAG ATATTGACCAGGCCCTGGCTCTGTTCAACGAGTTACGAGAGCAGGATCCCTTTCGCATTGAGAACATGGACACATTCTCTAACCTGCTCTATGTTCGG AGCATGAAGCCAGAGCTGAGCTACCTAGCCCACAACCTGGTGGAGATAGACAAGTACAGGGTCGAGACCTGCTGCGTCATCG GCAACTACTACAGCCTTCGGTCGCAGCATGAAAAGGCGGCGCTTTACTTCCAGAGGGCTCTGAAGCTGAACCCTCGCTGCCTGGGCGCCTGGACTCTGATGGGCCACGAGTACATGGAGATGAAGAACACATCTGCCGCCATCCAGGCCTACAG GCACGCTATAGAAGTGAACAAGCGGGACTACAGAGCCTGGTATGGCCTGGGGCAGACATACGAGATCCTCAAGATGCCCTTCTATTGCCTCTACTATTACCGGAAGGCACACCAGCTCAG ACCCAATGACTCGCGTATGCTGGTTGCGCTGGGGGAAAGCTATGAAAAGCTCTCGCAGCAAGTCGAGGCCAAGAAG tGTTATTGGAGGGCGTACTCTGTGGGGGATGTGGAGAGGATGGCTCTACTGAAACTGGCAAA ACTTCACGAACAGCTTAATGAATCGGACGATGCGGCCCAGTGTTACATCATTTACATCCAAGACATCTTCTCTTGTGGG GAGCAATTGGAGCACGCGGAGGTGAGCACGGCCCTTCGGTACCTGGGTCAGTACTACTTCAAGAACAAGCACTATGACGAGGCATCCCTCTGCGCACAGCGCTGCTGCGACTACAACGAC GCCCGTGAGGAAGGCAAGGCTCTGCTGAGGCAGATCTCCCAGGTCAGAGACCAGACGGAGACCTCCTCCACAGACCTGTTTGGGCCGCTCTCTTCCAACAACACCCCAGTCAGGAGAGTGTCGCCCCTGGACTTGTCCTCCTTCACCCCCTAA
- the cdc23 gene encoding cell division cycle protein 23 homolog isoform X2 — protein MAALCSEFGDLVQIKKQLISVISLCKERGLVHSVKWASELAFALDPLPKNELPPPAIFTEEDCQDLDAFGLAKSYFDLKEYDRAAYFLRGCRSQKAYFLYMYSRYLSGEKKKDDETVDSLGPLEKGQVRNEALRELRVELSKKHSAGELDGFALYLYGVVLRKLDLLKEAVDVFVEATHALPLHWGAWLELCNLITNIEMLKALSLPDCWIKDFFMAHMYTELQMIKEALQKYQSLIEAGFSKSTYIISQIAVAYHNIRDIDQALALFNELREQDPFRIENMDTFSNLLYVRSMKPELSYLAHNLVEIDKYRVETCCVIGNYYSLRSQHEKAALYFQRALKLNPRCLGAWTLMGHEYMEMKNTSAAIQAYRHAIEVNKRDYRAWYGLGQTYEILKMPFYCLYYYRKAHQLRPNDSRMLVALGESYEKLSQQVEAKKCYWRAYSVGDVERMALLKLAKLHEQLNESDDAAQCYIIYIQDIFSCGEQLEHAEVSTALRYLGQYYFKNKHYDEASLCAQRCCDYNDAREEGKALLRQISQVRDQTETSSTDLFGPLSSNNTPVRRVSPLDLSSFTP, from the exons ATGGCGGCCTTGTGTAGTGAGTTTGGTGATTtagttcaaataaaaaaacagctgaTATCTGTTATATCGCTTTGTAAGGAAAGAGGACTTGTACATAGCGTGAAATG GGCATCAGAATTGGCATTTGCCCTGGACCCCTTGCCCAAGAATGAACTACCTCCACCGGCAATTTTTACTGAG GAGGATTGTCAGGACTTAGATGCTTTTGGCTTGGCGAAGTCCTACTTCGACCTGAAAGAATATGACCGTGCTGCTTACTTCTTACGGGGCTGCCGCAGCCAAAAAGCTTACTTCTTATACATGTACTCCCGCTATCTG TCTGGAGAAAAGAAGAAGGATGACGAGACAGTGGACAGCCTGG GGCCACTGGAGAAAGGTCAGGTGCGGAATGAGGCTCTAAGGGAGCTGAGGGTGGAGTTGAGCAAGAAGCACAGTGCTGGAGAGTTGGACGGATTTGCCCTGTACCT GTATGGGGTTGTGCTTCGGAAGCTGGATCTTCTGAAGGAGGCCGTAGATGTGTTTGTAGAGGCCACCCATGCCCTGCCACTCCACTGGGGAGCCTGGCTGGAGCTCTGTAACCTCATCACCAACATCGAAATG CTGAAGGCCCTTTCTCTGCCAGACTGCTGGATCAAAGACTTCTTCAtggcacacatgtacacagagcTGCAAATGATCAAAGAGGCCCTGCAGAAATACCAGAGCTTGATTGAGGCCGGCTTCTCAAAGAGCACTTACATAATCTCACAGATCGCTGTAGCCTACCACAACATCCGAG ATATTGACCAGGCCCTGGCTCTGTTCAACGAGTTACGAGAGCAGGATCCCTTTCGCATTGAGAACATGGACACATTCTCTAACCTGCTCTATGTTCGG AGCATGAAGCCAGAGCTGAGCTACCTAGCCCACAACCTGGTGGAGATAGACAAGTACAGGGTCGAGACCTGCTGCGTCATCG GCAACTACTACAGCCTTCGGTCGCAGCATGAAAAGGCGGCGCTTTACTTCCAGAGGGCTCTGAAGCTGAACCCTCGCTGCCTGGGCGCCTGGACTCTGATGGGCCACGAGTACATGGAGATGAAGAACACATCTGCCGCCATCCAGGCCTACAG GCACGCTATAGAAGTGAACAAGCGGGACTACAGAGCCTGGTATGGCCTGGGGCAGACATACGAGATCCTCAAGATGCCCTTCTATTGCCTCTACTATTACCGGAAGGCACACCAGCTCAG ACCCAATGACTCGCGTATGCTGGTTGCGCTGGGGGAAAGCTATGAAAAGCTCTCGCAGCAAGTCGAGGCCAAGAAG tGTTATTGGAGGGCGTACTCTGTGGGGGATGTGGAGAGGATGGCTCTACTGAAACTGGCAAA ACTTCACGAACAGCTTAATGAATCGGACGATGCGGCCCAGTGTTACATCATTTACATCCAAGACATCTTCTCTTGTGGG GAGCAATTGGAGCACGCGGAGGTGAGCACGGCCCTTCGGTACCTGGGTCAGTACTACTTCAAGAACAAGCACTATGACGAGGCATCCCTCTGCGCACAGCGCTGCTGCGACTACAACGAC GCCCGTGAGGAAGGCAAGGCTCTGCTGAGGCAGATCTCCCAGGTCAGAGACCAGACGGAGACCTCCTCCACAGACCTGTTTGGGCCGCTCTCTTCCAACAACACCCCAGTCAGGAGAGTGTCGCCCCTGGACTTGTCCTCCTTCACCCCCTAA